GACGGGCTTCCTTGGAGGCATCCATGGGAGTAAGGTTCCTAGGTTGAACTGCTAAAAGCTTAGCGCTCATAAGTCTAGTCATGCCTAAGTACTATTGCTCATTGCATAACTGGGATATACCCGTTGCTACTTCTGTACAGTGACTTTTTATTTGTCATAGTGACAAATAAATGTCGATGACACGATTTTGTCCCGATGTGATTTGATTTGGCACTGTATATCAGCTCAAACATCGCCAGGTTAATAAGTCCAAATAGAATTGAAAGAATAGTTAAAATTAGCAAGAACTGAAGTTTCTAGGTAGAAGCGGTAATCATGAGAGAGCCTAACTTCTTGAATAAGTCTTACACTCTATAACTATGAGCTTGTTGAGCTTAACGTTACGATCGCATTGACAATGCAGAGTGGAGGTATCTCAATTACCAAGCGCTAAAAAAGTAGAGTTACGGGGTTGTGAATTGTTGCACCAGTGAGTAATTGCTTCAGCCTTTGCTTACTGCTGTTTTTTTATAAATATCTTTACATTTATACATTTCTCTTAGTTAAAGAAATTACAGCCTATATAAAGAGAAGCAAATTGCCACTACCTAAAAATAGTTAATTATTGGTTCTATAAGCACCTAAAAATAGTTAAGTGTCAATCGTATTTCACCAAGATACTATACGGATATGGAAAGGAAAGGAGCGTTAGCAACCAAACTAAAAGCTCTTTGAATATCTCAATAATCAAAGGTTATTCCTATGATTATCCCCAAGAAAACCTTTCAGCAACGAAACCTGCTAAACAAGAATTTGTTTAGCAGAGAATGATATTTCGTTGTGTTAGATCCACCATTAATCTGAAAAAAACCAACTAAAAAAAGGAGACAATCATGGCAACTTACACAATCGAAGCAGATCTAGAACAATTTACCGAAGCAGATGTTGAGAGCCTGGAATTCTTACCAGAAGACATCGAAGGACTTGAGGCTGAGTCGATGGAAAGCATCAGCTTAGAAGATGTCAATTCTGAGAGCGTAGCCGAATCCCTGGAGAGTTTGATGGAAGGCGAGGAAGCCTATGTCAACGGGAATGGTTATGCCCGTCGCAGTCCTAGTAGTTCTGTGAATAGGCAGTTGCTGAAGACCTTCACAATTATTGTCAAGCAATTGACGAAGAAAATCATGAGCAACCCCAGAACTCGTACCAAGCTGCAAGCCGCCACTCGCAAAGGTCCAACTGCGGTTGCCCGACTGCTGACGCCCACCGTGGCTAAGCTGCTGCCTAGCTATTTCCGCTGGATGGCTCCTATCTACGTTCCTCCAGTGACTCGTGCTCTATCGGGTCCTATTCGCAAGCAGGCTGGAGTCAAACCAGAGGAAGTTGAAGAAGCGTCTGAGTGGGATGGTGTTGGCCGCTTCTAAGACTCAGGACGAGGGATAAAAAAGGGTAGCCAAGATGCATGACTCATTAAAGTTTTCATTAGACTTGGCTACCCGCATTAGCCCCAAAAACCACTGAAAAAAACCAACTAAAAAAAGGAGACAATCATGGCAACTTACACAATCGAAGCAGATCTAGAACAATTTACCGAAGCAGATGTTGAGAGCCTGGAATTCTTACCAGAAGACATCGAAGGACTTGAGGCTGAGTCGATGGAAAGCATCAGCTTAGAAGATGTCAATTCTGAGAGCGTAGCCGAATCCCTGGAGAGTTTGATGGAAGGCGAGGAAGCCTATGTCAACGGGAATGGTTATGCCCGTCGCAGTCCTAGTAGTTCTGTGAATAGGCAGTTGCTGAAGACCTTCACAATTATTGTCAAGCAATTGACGAAGAAAATCATGAGCAACCCCAGAACTCGTACCAAGCTGCAAGCCGCCACTCGCAAAGGTCCAACTGCGGTTGCCCGACTGCTGACGCCCAGCGTGGCTAAGCTGCTACCTAGCTATTTCCGCTGGATGGCTCCTATCTACGTTCCTCCAGTGACTCGTGTCCTGTTCGATCCCATTCGCCAACAGGTTGGAGTCAAACCAGAGGAAGTTGAAGAAGCGCCAGAATTTCTTCCATTGATATTTGGTGCTCTTGGAGCCTTATTTAGTGCCGGAACGTTCGGAATAAATGCACACAAGTACAGGAAGCAGAGGAAGAGGAAGTAATGGGTAAAGTGTAACCTCTGCGCCAGCCATCGCCTTGTTTGAAGCAAGTTAGTTGCCTTCCCTGAAGCAGGCGAGGGCTGAGACAGACTGTATTACATTTACCCTCTCTGATTTCTCTCCCGATCTAAGGAGTTGGAGGCTGGGATCTAATCTTTCTTTCATTGATACACGAGGTAAAATATTATGATTTTAGGCGATGATTTCTACCTAACAAGCGAGCAACTCGAAACAGCTTCAAGCGAAGTCCGCGACCAGTGGGGAGCAGAGATTGACGACAAACTTGAGAATCTCTTAGAGTATCAAATCCTGGCTGAAGAAGGCGGTATTGAGTCTACTGAACGCCAGCGGGTGATTATTCATTACAAACCAAATAAGTCGTTCGACGATTTCCTGAACGAGATCGAGGACTTGGAGGACTCATACCGGAAACGCGGAGAAGAATTTGAATGCCAAAAGTGCGATGAATTTGAAAGCTTGGCAAATCAATCGATCGAGTCACTCCTAAAGGAATTGCCAGACCCAGAAACAGGGGAACATTTAAGATTGGGGAATGCTGTTGTTGCAAACCTCACTCCTGCGGAAATTAAACAGATTGCCAGTCGCAGCGATGTAGAACAAATAGAATTTGATAAGCCATTAAAGTTGGAACTCGATCAAAGTGCCGTAGCCGTGGGTGTGGTTGATGCCAGAACCCAAGGACTGGTTGGTACGGGCAAAGGCATGATCGTCGCTGTCCTGGATTCAGAGGTTGATATTAACCATCCTGACCTCAAGGGTCGTGTGGTTCACAAGCGGAACTACACGAACGAAGAGTGGGGCAATCCTCATCCGCATGGAACTCATGTGGCGGGCATCATTGCAGGCAATGGCTCCAAGTACAAAGGCATGGCACCGGGGGCAATAATCTGGAACTATAAGATTTTCCCCACTCAATATAAAGAATCGACAGAATCGAGCGGATCGAAGGGTGCTGATGCGATTGAAGATGTCGTGAAGGATATGCAGCAAGAGAAGCGATTGCGGATTGCCAACTGTAGTTGGGGAGTACCCAGCCCAACGCTCGATGGAAACAGCGCCGTTTCCGAAACCGCCGAACGAGCCACGAAACTGGGCTTAGTGCTAGTGAAAAGCGCGGGCAACGACGGTGACAAAAAACCTTTGCCTAACATTACCAGCCCGGCAGATGCCAGAGGCGATGTGATTGTGGTTGGAGCGTCTAGCCGTGATAGTGCGAAAGTCATGCCTTTTAGCAGTCGGGGGCCAACAAGCGACAATCGACCCAAACCGGACATCTTGGCACCGGGCGAACAAATTATGTCTGCTAAGCCTGGTGGCAGCTACACTAGGCAGTCGGGGACTAGTATGGCATCCCCCCATATTGCCGGGATAGCTGCCTTGATTTTGGAGCGCTATCCAAAGCTTCAACCGTTGCAAGTCAAGAGAATTTTGATGCAATCTGCCAAGAAACTGGATTCTTCTGAGTTCGATGAAAATGCCCAAGGCGCGGGATTAGTGGATGCTGCCAAAGCATTGCAGATTGCAGGACAACCGCTCGCAGAAGCAGAGAAGGTGACGCCTAGATCATCGGTTAAAGAATGGACACTGCTCGAACAGGTCAACATAGCCGTGCGAAATACGGGGGATGAAACAATGCAAGCCGTACAAGCGAGCTTGGTTGGACCTGACGGTATTAAAGTGACAAGTGCCGAACAAGACTATGGCACGTTGCGAGTCGGTGCAGAAACAACCCGCGACTTTGGAATTGAAGTGCCTTCAAAGTTCAAGTCGCCTCAATGCAAGCTCACTTTAAACCTCAACTTCACGACGCCAACTGGCAAGAAGAAGACTCGCTGCTACAAAATAACGCATCAAGTTCCCAGTCTTCGGCGCTAGAAACTCGTGTCAGCAGAACGAAAACTGAGTTAGGAGGTTCAAATTCAAAATGAACGTTGATTACACAACGATCGCACAGGGGAGTAATAGTGGTTATCAAAGTGCCGGCCAAATGGTGATTGATAACTCAGAACAATGGAACGATCTTTGGCAACAGCACACCTCTAATACCGAACCACCGCCACCCGTTCCTCAAGTGGATTTTACCCGCTACAGCGTAGTCGCCGTTTTTGCTGGAGAGCAGCCGACTGGCGGTTACTCGGTTGAGATTCTGAGTGTCGAAACCAGTGGCTCTCAAACTCAGAAGCAACTCGCGATTACCGTTCAGCATCGCCAGCCTAGTGCTGAAGACTTCGTGACAGAGGCGCTTACCTATCCGTATCACATGATTAGGATTCTCAGAATTGATGGGAGGGTCGTCTTTAAAAAGTTTAACCAAGTACCAGGTTCGCTCAACATTACCGTTACCAGATCCCAATTCAATACCGACCAACAACAGCAGCAAAAATCATGAAAGCACAGAAAGTCGAACAAGTTGAGCTTTTTTCACAAGCAGAACTGGAAATCCTAAAGTTTGTGCCAGAGGAATTAGAAGCCATTGAGGAAGAGCGCGTTCCTGACTTGGACAGTATATCTTTCGAGGAAGTAGCCAAAGAGCTGGAAGCATACTTCGAGAGAGGCGTGGAACAGGCAAGGTTGGAAATTACTGGTAGTCCTGACGTTGATTGGATGATACTTGGACGTCTAGATCCCCGGTCTCTTTTAAGATTGCGAGCAACGTCGAGATACCTGAATGCCTTGGTTGATCGATGGGTTAATAGTAACCGAGGAAGGTTTAGCTATCTATCGTTGATTAGCCAGCAACGACATGGAAATATCGCCACTATGGGTGTAGCAAAGATACTGACATTATGGGCACAAGGGGTACTAAGAAGGAGATAAGGTCGTTATTCACGGATTGATGGCGAGCGCTAGTTCAATATGTGAAAGAAGTGCGATCGCCCGATCTTGTAGGTTGGGTTAAGGCACGAAACCCAACAAACCATCGTCTTGGCGGTAGTTTGTAGAAAAATCAAATTCTAACTTAATGTTGAGTTTCGTGATCGCTAGTCTTGTAGCAACAGTTTTAAAAGGAATATGAAAGCGAGTGTAGAACGGGGAGCAAGATGCCCCCACTACCATCTTTGTGGAAACCAGTGGCTCCCAAACTCAGGAGAGAAAAAGCTCAGTTTGGGAGGTGGAAACGCAATATAAGCAATGTATAAAGATTGAGAAATGTATCAATTGGGATTGATTTTGAGGTCAAACAGCGCTTTGGTCTGCCACTCGTTAGCGGTCAACCGCTCTTTAAGTTGAATCAAATCCGCATCCGAGTTGCGAAGCTCTCGTCCTGGACGTAACAACTCTAGAATCCCTAATCGCTCCATTTCAACAATCTGCTGGATCAGCAAAGACCCCTTCAAGCCAGGCAACCACACCGTGCCATTGCCACTTGACGAGCGATCGCCAGTATTTAGAGGAACGAGATAGTCGTATTTTGCAAAACGCGATCGCTCGTCAAGTGGTGCAGACGAATTTGGATACTTACCTCCCATAGGCCAGAATCGATACAGGCGATCGCGGCTCTCCAAGCAGTTCTAAACTTGAAACTACAGCTTAGAACGGTCGGATAGGAATTTGATCTAAAAACTTAGTTCTTTGGTTCCTTGATTAGGAGGTAGACAGAGTCAGAATTGTAGCCTATTTCTGAACTTGTGCTTGTTTAAGAGGCTCTAAAGAAGAGATCTAACAAAACTGAGTGAATTCACAATCAGTTGCTTATAGACATATGGCACAACATTACAGCAGTCAAACAGGATAAGGTTTTACACATGATCGCCCGTCAGTACCTAAACCAAAGAATTGGGGGCAAGTAAGAACAACGGTGAAGAGGTTGCGTCGTTTCCCTACTGTTGCGGTGGGTCTTCCATCCAGAGGGTGCATTTTACGTTGCGGTCTTGGTTGCAATGAATCAGCCGTTGCTTATTATCTGCTCGGTTAATCAACTGTTGACCAATGACATACCAATCTTGGTCACCAAACTCTTGGGCAGCACTCGCCCGTCCCTGCTGAGTCCCTAGCCAGTAAGCTGACCCTCCCACTACCACTAAGGCGATCGCCGTGGCAGTACTAGCCCAAACTAAACCTTGCCAAAAGACATCTTGCAGATAAAGATTACGAGTGCGAACGAGCTCCTGGCTCCAGTCCCGTGAAGCGGTGGCGTTGATCTGATTAATCTCTTGACGGTACGCCTCCACCTTCTTTTTCAGTACTACATCCGCTGACTGAATGGCCTGGTCAAAAGCCGCATTAAAGGTAGACCTGAACTCAGGCAGCAAAGCTTTAGTGTCTTCCTCCCACTGCAACCGAATGCCTTCAATTTGAGCCACCGAGTGATTCAAATTGGATTGGATGCTGCCATAAACCGTCGCAGCTTTACGAAACGATTCATCCGCTGCTGATTTCATTGCAGCTGGAATTTCCCGGAGAATCTGGACGTAGTATTGCAACGCTACTAAGAAGGGATGCATCGGGTCATTGGTCGGAATACCCAACTCTGCCATCAATCGCAGAATAAACTCGCGATCGCCCTTCTCCAATTGGTTAAGCAGTTTGTCGAGAACTGTATTCCCCGTAAGAATCGGCTTGTGGCTGCCGTTACTGTCAGGAGTGCTGCTAGCCATTGTTTATACCCAATTAAGTCAAGAGTTGTTAGATTGAGCTGCCTTACTTCTGGAACTAAAAGGCAATATGGTCGCACCCTGAATCTCTTGTTACTCTGCCTTCTTCTACACCAACCCTAAAAACTCCGCAGCTTTGAGGAATTCTGCTTCGGCTTCATCTAAAAAGACTTTCACTCGACGGCGATCGGCCATCGGCAACCCGCTCTGAGGTTGCAAGGCATCACTGAAAGTCAGGTTTTTATCGTCCAGGACATCATAAGTACTGTCGTACAGGTCAGGAAAGTTGAGAATCACGCCCCCTGTTTGCAGCACTAGTTCTTTTGTCTTGCTGTGGTCAAAGCGGCTGAATCTTTCTGGTTCTCCAAAAAAGCAGTTCTTTAGCACCACATGATCCGCGCGATCGCCACAGTACTCCATCAGCGTTCTTAACGAGTTGATGCTATCTTTGACCCGACTTAGTACACTGACCATCGTCAGTTGATATCCGATTTCGCTCAGGAAGTCGAAGAGCTTAATCTCTCGTTCAAAGCGCTCGAAAAGTTCTCCTCCACCCGCAGGAAAATCAATCAGCACGATTTGAGTCGTGGGAGATTCCAGACTATTGAGGAGTTCATCAGCTCCTCCTCTAACACTCAGATCAATCCGGCTCACACCCGCATCAGAATCAAAGGTAGACAAGAACGCTTGGTTGTAATGCCGATGCAGTTGAGCATTGCGGCGATCGCAATCAAAGGCTCGGGTAGGAATGCCTCGTCGGAGGACGATGTCACCTAGAGCCCGAGCGACTGTACTTTTGCCGTTGCCGCCCTTGTCGGAGGTGATGCCAATCATCCGTTTCGGTTGCAGCTGCTTTGCGAGTGGTTCAGCAACTTGAGGGTGGAGTTTTGTCGTTTTACTAGCCATTGGTCTACTTTTTGTATTCGTTTAGAGGTCATCATCAGAACGCATTTCTTGAAAACCGTACTCATTGGTATTGGTCAATAAGGGTTGAATTCCAGGCTCAACGAGAGGCTGGGGTTTATCTTCAGATAGTTGAATTGGCTTGGGCGATCGCTGTGAGGAAGGAACAGGAAGTGAGTTAGTCTTTTTGACCTTAGTAGGCTTGGAATCTAAAGCAGGGATTGTGGGTAGGTCGTGTTGGGAGTTAAGGGCTCGGCTCTCCTGTAAATACCGCTTCAAAGTATTTAAGGTTAGGTCAACCCCTTCCGCCTTAAACACATTGACAATATCTTCTAAGGTGTAGCCTGACTCTTGCGCCGTCTCGATTTTGGGTCTCAGCCGAAACACTAACTCCTTCACCTGCAAACCTTTGGGATTTTGTGCCAGGTGATCCAGTTTTGAACTCAACTCGTTCGCGGTGCTCTCGGGATAAATCTTCGGCGGCTTGCCCATCATGACCTCACTGAGTCTTGTCCAAATCGCCATGACTCCGATGGAATACTCCTACTACTCTTCTAACGAAATCACCTAAGAGCTGGCGACTTCAGAAGGCGGTCTTAGCAAAACTTTGAACTTGGGGCAGCAACTTTTCGCTCCCGAGCCTGCTGAAATCACCCTGAACGTGCTAGGACAGAATTCTGATGGCTTGGTGGCGAGTTGGAGGCTTATGCCTAACTTTGAATCGATGGATCAGGCGATCGCGGAACTCAAAGGTGAGATTCGAGAGGCTTTAGGAGATTCTGAGCTGCATCAACGCAGAACGATCGCCAAGCGTTTTTACATCACTGAAGCAGAAGAACAGCAGCTTGAGGAACTACGACAGGGGGTCAACCTCTCAGCCTTTGTGCGAGCCAAAGTGTTCGGTTCTGGCATTCCTCGACCTCGGGCGATCGCCCCTCAAATTAACCGGGAAGCCTACGTTCAACTTGCTCAACTCAGAGCCAACTGCAACCAAATGGCGAAGGCAATGAATATAGCAGTCCAGCAAAACAGAGATTTACCGCTGACTCCTGCTTACTTAGAGCAACTGGAACGCTTAGAAAAGTTGCTGGTAGAAATTGGGCTGCAATTGAGCCCAGGCAAGAATACTAATCAGGAGGAACCGGAAACATGATTGGGAAGACGTTGCAGAATCACAACTTTAGAGAAACGACGCAATACGTACTCGATAAGGAAGCGGCGCGATTGCTTGGTGGTAGCGTAATGGGCTCTGATTCGGATACCATCGCGCGAGAATTCCTGATGTCACGGGACTTAAACCCTCAAATTGAGCGACCCGTTTATCACTTGATTGATGCCTACAGCTATGAGGATGCGGTGACTCAGGACCTGAGTGACGAGTTTTTAAGAGATAGAGCGATCGCTCGCTTTGCGGGATTAGTGGTATCAGCACGCGAACCAAAATTGCTGCGAAGCGGCGACAAAACTGCATACAAACAGCAGGTGAATGAGTTTCTTGAATCGGAACTATACGAGTATCAATGGTTCTGTGCCGTCCACGAAGACACGAAGCATCGGCATACGCATTTCGTTGCCAGTCGCATCAATCTTTTAGACGGGCGAGCCATTCCAACGTGGCAAGATCATGAGCGCAGCCAGCGGATTTGTCGGGAAACTGAAAAAGAGTATGGACTTCAACCTCTAAAAAGCTCTTATGAAATCGATCGACGCTCTCCCACTCGAAGGCAAGTGGAGGCATGGCAGAAAACTGGGGTCCCACCTGTAATGCTCATGATGCAACACGCTGTTGACCAAGAGGCAATTCCAGGGCGTGACCTGGAGCAGCTGCAAGCAGTGTTGCTGCAAAACCACGGTATTTCAGTTTGCTGGGGCGATCGTCCCAGCAAACCAGGCATCATTTTCGAGCAAGCGGATGCCAAAGGTGAAGTTGTCAGGATGTCAGGGTCCCAACTAGGTCGAGGCTACACACTCCCAGCCCTCCAGCAACGGCTAGCAAGAGAGATTGAAATCGAGCGTCCTGGGGTTGAGTCGATAACTAGACAGACACCTGAACCCGACCTGCTTGAGGATATTTTGAGGGTACAAAATGAATATGTTCATCGCCTTGCACCTCAGATCCAAGAAATATGGAGTCGAGAGAAAGCGGGTAGACCCAAACTGAGAGCTGCGACCTTTGAGGATTACCAAATTCGATTGGATGAGGCAGGTCAACCAGAACTCTATTACCGCGATCGCCTTCTAATGGGGTATTCAGAGGGCGACTATCAGAGCTATGGCTTGACGGAACCCGACTGCACAGCGATCGACCAACTTAACGAACATTTGCGCCAGCAAGCTCTCTCACAGCCACTAAACCTGGAGAAGCAGAAGCGGCAGGCAATCAATTTAGTCGAGCGCTCTTACTCGCGATCGGAACATCTTGATCTCTGATGGCAGCACATCTACTCAATCAGCGGCTCATCCAGCCAGTATCGAGAGTACAGAGTGAAGTAATTTCTGCCGTACCAGTCCCTACTTTATACTGCAAATCCCACTTGCCTGAAGTTAGGAGTTGTCATCACTTGGCTCCAAAACTTTCGAGCCTTTGGATGCTGATTCTCCTCCTGAGCACTTTCACCCCATTCGTTCACATCTATGGCGGTCATACACACTGCATTACAGCAGACAAACCGAAAGTCTTTGATGCAGTTGTAGAAGTTATCTGTCGCCGCCGAATTTAACCGGGTTACGCCGCTGAGACCTTGGTGGGACGTAACTCTAAAGCTATGGGCTTGTGCTTGAGATTAAATTGGCCCAGAATTGTCAAACCAGTGACTACTTGTAGCCGTTGCTAGGTATCCACTATTGGATCTAAACTAGTGCTCTACTATTAAAGCGTCATGTCATCAGACATTATCCTCA
Above is a genomic segment from Trichocoleus desertorum ATA4-8-CV12 containing:
- a CDS encoding S8 family serine peptidase — its product is MILGDDFYLTSEQLETASSEVRDQWGAEIDDKLENLLEYQILAEEGGIESTERQRVIIHYKPNKSFDDFLNEIEDLEDSYRKRGEEFECQKCDEFESLANQSIESLLKELPDPETGEHLRLGNAVVANLTPAEIKQIASRSDVEQIEFDKPLKLELDQSAVAVGVVDARTQGLVGTGKGMIVAVLDSEVDINHPDLKGRVVHKRNYTNEEWGNPHPHGTHVAGIIAGNGSKYKGMAPGAIIWNYKIFPTQYKESTESSGSKGADAIEDVVKDMQQEKRLRIANCSWGVPSPTLDGNSAVSETAERATKLGLVLVKSAGNDGDKKPLPNITSPADARGDVIVVGASSRDSAKVMPFSSRGPTSDNRPKPDILAPGEQIMSAKPGGSYTRQSGTSMASPHIAGIAALILERYPKLQPLQVKRILMQSAKKLDSSEFDENAQGAGLVDAAKALQIAGQPLAEAEKVTPRSSVKEWTLLEQVNIAVRNTGDETMQAVQASLVGPDGIKVTSAEQDYGTLRVGAETTRDFGIEVPSKFKSPQCKLTLNLNFTTPTGKKKTRCYKITHQVPSLRR
- a CDS encoding protease complex subunit PrcB family protein, with translation MNVDYTTIAQGSNSGYQSAGQMVIDNSEQWNDLWQQHTSNTEPPPPVPQVDFTRYSVVAVFAGEQPTGGYSVEILSVETSGSQTQKQLAITVQHRQPSAEDFVTEALTYPYHMIRILRIDGRVVFKKFNQVPGSLNITVTRSQFNTDQQQQQKS
- a CDS encoding F-box protein; the encoded protein is MKAQKVEQVELFSQAELEILKFVPEELEAIEEERVPDLDSISFEEVAKELEAYFERGVEQARLEITGSPDVDWMILGRLDPRSLLRLRATSRYLNALVDRWVNSNRGRFSYLSLISQQRHGNIATMGVAKILTLWAQGVLRRR
- a CDS encoding relaxase/mobilization nuclease domain-containing protein gives rise to the protein MIGKTLQNHNFRETTQYVLDKEAARLLGGSVMGSDSDTIAREFLMSRDLNPQIERPVYHLIDAYSYEDAVTQDLSDEFLRDRAIARFAGLVVSAREPKLLRSGDKTAYKQQVNEFLESELYEYQWFCAVHEDTKHRHTHFVASRINLLDGRAIPTWQDHERSQRICRETEKEYGLQPLKSSYEIDRRSPTRRQVEAWQKTGVPPVMLMMQHAVDQEAIPGRDLEQLQAVLLQNHGISVCWGDRPSKPGIIFEQADAKGEVVRMSGSQLGRGYTLPALQQRLAREIEIERPGVESITRQTPEPDLLEDILRVQNEYVHRLAPQIQEIWSREKAGRPKLRAATFEDYQIRLDEAGQPELYYRDRLLMGYSEGDYQSYGLTEPDCTAIDQLNEHLRQQALSQPLNLEKQKRQAINLVERSYSRSEHLDL